A genome region from Gossypium hirsutum isolate 1008001.06 chromosome A04, Gossypium_hirsutum_v2.1, whole genome shotgun sequence includes the following:
- the LOC107903332 gene encoding GDSL esterase/lipase At2g27360 isoform X2, producing the protein MATCFSSSSSWLKLQFIIVVFLFAVISSISSPVNGCFTSIFSFGDSVSDTGNLIEISNLEIGKIPHSAFPPNGRTFFHRPTGRFCDGRLVIDFLAEALGLPFLPPYYRYKNATSEKFENDFKQLLRNSLIVMGEIGGNDYSHAFKQGKSIEDVRNFVPPVVDSITSSINELIELSAVTFLVPGNFPIGCSASYLTLFQGSDKDQYDPLTGCLTWLNQFSQHHNQLLRKELEKIRNLHPDINIVYGDYYSTTMRIYNSPNKFGFKETLKACCGTGGVYNYNLSRACGYLPATQCCNDPSSYMSWDGIHYTEAVNRLIANVVFEELMNSIHSLNNLCPALTINKLRMIYPKSEM; encoded by the exons ATGGCTACTTGcttttcatcatcatcatcttggTTAAAACTACAGTTCATTATTGTTGTCTTTCTCTTTGCCGTAATATCCAGCATCAGTTCACCGGTGAATGGATGTTTCACATCGATTTTCAGCTTTGGGGATTCCGTGTCAGATACCGGCAACTTAATtgagatttcaaatttggaaatcGGAAAGATTCCTCATTCTGCTTTTCCTCCAAATGGCCGCACCTTCTTCCACCGTCCAACTGGCCGCTTTTGTGATGGCCGCTTGGTTATCGATTTCCTTG CTGAAGCTTTGGGGTTGCCATTTCTTCCACCATATTATCGATATAAAAATGCAACATCAGAGAAATTTGAAAATG ATTTCAAACAGCTGCTACGGAACTCCTTGATTGTGATGGGAGAAATTGGGGGAAATGATTACAGTCATGCCTTCAAGCAAGGAAAAAGCATTGAGGATGTTCGAAACTTTGTTCCTCCTGTTGTTGATTCTATAACTTCATCGATCAAT GAGTTGATCGAGTTAAGTGCAGTGACATTTCTGGTCCCTGGAAACTTCCCAATTGGATGCTCTGCCTCTTATTTGACACTGTTTCAAGGTTCAGACAAGGATCAATATGATCCCTTAACTGGTTGTCTAACATGGTTGAACCAATTCTCTCAACACCACAATCAATTACTTCGAAAAGAACTCGAAAAAATTCGAAACCTTCATCCCGATATCAACATAGTTTATGGTGATTATTACAGCACTACAATGCGGATTTACAATTCTCCAAACAAATTTG GTTTTAAAGAAACATTGAAGGCTTGCTGTGGAACTGGAGGTGTTTACAATTACAATCTTTCGAGAGCTTGTGGTTATCTGCCAGCAACACAATGTTGCAATGACCCTTCTTCGTATATGAGCTGGGACGGAATCCATTATACAGAAGCAGTCAACAGATTGATTGCCAATGTTGTATTTGAGGAATTGATGAACAGCATTCATAGTTTAAATAACTTGTGTCCTGCATTAACTATAAACAAATTGAGAATGATATATCCAAAGTCAGAGATGTAA
- the LOC107903332 gene encoding GDSL esterase/lipase At1g28570 isoform X1: protein MATCFSSSSSWLKLQFIIVVFLFAVISSISSPVNGCFTSIFSFGDSVSDTGNLIEISNLEIGKIPHSAFPPNGRTFFHRPTGRFCDGRLVIDFLAEALGLPFLPPYYRYKNATSEKFENGVNFAVGGAGALNSSFPGIYNPITVISLVDEVNSFKQFLNLRTDFKQLLRNSLIVMGEIGGNDYSHAFKQGKSIEDVRNFVPPVVDSITSSINELIELSAVTFLVPGNFPIGCSASYLTLFQGSDKDQYDPLTGCLTWLNQFSQHHNQLLRKELEKIRNLHPDINIVYGDYYSTTMRIYNSPNKFGFKETLKACCGTGGVYNYNLSRACGYLPATQCCNDPSSYMSWDGIHYTEAVNRLIANVVFEELMNSIHSLNNLCPALTINKLRMIYPKSEM from the exons ATGGCTACTTGcttttcatcatcatcatcttggTTAAAACTACAGTTCATTATTGTTGTCTTTCTCTTTGCCGTAATATCCAGCATCAGTTCACCGGTGAATGGATGTTTCACATCGATTTTCAGCTTTGGGGATTCCGTGTCAGATACCGGCAACTTAATtgagatttcaaatttggaaatcGGAAAGATTCCTCATTCTGCTTTTCCTCCAAATGGCCGCACCTTCTTCCACCGTCCAACTGGCCGCTTTTGTGATGGCCGCTTGGTTATCGATTTCCTTG CTGAAGCTTTGGGGTTGCCATTTCTTCCACCATATTATCGATATAAAAATGCAACATCAGAGAAATTTGAAAATGGTGTGAATTTTGCAGTTGGGGGTGCTGGTGCACTCAATTCTTCATTTCCTGGAATCTATAATCCCATCACCGTCATATCTTTAGTAGATGAAGTGAATTCCTTCAAACAATTTCTTAATTTACGTACAGATTTCAAACAGCTGCTACGGAACTCCTTGATTGTGATGGGAGAAATTGGGGGAAATGATTACAGTCATGCCTTCAAGCAAGGAAAAAGCATTGAGGATGTTCGAAACTTTGTTCCTCCTGTTGTTGATTCTATAACTTCATCGATCAAT GAGTTGATCGAGTTAAGTGCAGTGACATTTCTGGTCCCTGGAAACTTCCCAATTGGATGCTCTGCCTCTTATTTGACACTGTTTCAAGGTTCAGACAAGGATCAATATGATCCCTTAACTGGTTGTCTAACATGGTTGAACCAATTCTCTCAACACCACAATCAATTACTTCGAAAAGAACTCGAAAAAATTCGAAACCTTCATCCCGATATCAACATAGTTTATGGTGATTATTACAGCACTACAATGCGGATTTACAATTCTCCAAACAAATTTG GTTTTAAAGAAACATTGAAGGCTTGCTGTGGAACTGGAGGTGTTTACAATTACAATCTTTCGAGAGCTTGTGGTTATCTGCCAGCAACACAATGTTGCAATGACCCTTCTTCGTATATGAGCTGGGACGGAATCCATTATACAGAAGCAGTCAACAGATTGATTGCCAATGTTGTATTTGAGGAATTGATGAACAGCATTCATAGTTTAAATAACTTGTGTCCTGCATTAACTATAAACAAATTGAGAATGATATATCCAAAGTCAGAGATGTAA